In Apteryx mantelli isolate bAptMan1 chromosome 26, bAptMan1.hap1, whole genome shotgun sequence, a single window of DNA contains:
- the OTUD3 gene encoding OTU domain-containing protein 3, with product MSRKQAAKARPGGGGGRKARRPRPPPAATATAPGGLTGQLRALGLKLREVPGDGNCLFRALGDQLEGHSRNHLKHRQETVDYMIKQREDFEPFVEDDVPFEKHVTNLAKPGTFAGNDAIVAFARNNQMNVVIHQPNAPLWQIRGTDKSNARELHIAYRYGEHYDSVRRINDDSEAPAYLRMEMLCKNNLEEEMKPQKGESEDQIEDEMEDAVQKVCNATGCSDIDLINQILEVENYNVESAIFAIFQVNEAERISTEEQCDSQDKGQKLCSSTLWEENGSDSRIFGNQSLHQDKLENKGQARCDEENRASKNTKVSKKQKKEQQRLEKKKRQEERHRQKVLANKTNCADGDRRETDSDTQVTLVKALAALNI from the exons atgtcCCGCAAGCAGGCGGCCAAGGCgcggcctggcggcggcggcggcaggaaggcgcggcggccccggccgccccccgccgccacgGCCACGGCCCCGGGTGGCCTCACCGGGCAGCTCCGGGCGCTCGGCCTCAAGCTGCGGGAGGTGCCGGGCGACGG CAATTGTTTGTTTCGGGCCCTCGGCGATCAGCTTGAGGGGCATTCGCGGAACCACCTTAAACATCGCCAGGAGACGGTGGATTACATGATAAAGCAGCGGGAGGATTTTGAGCCTTTTGTGGAGGATGATGTTCCCTTTGAGAAACATG ttaccAATTTGGCAAAGCCCGGTACCTTTGCTGGCAATGATGCTATTGTGGCGTTTGCAAGGAACAATCAAATGAATGTGGTTATTCATCAGCCTAATGCTCCGCTCTGGCAG ATTCGAGGCACAGACAAAAGCAATGCAAGGGAACTGCATATTGCCTATCGATATGGAGAACACTACGACAGCGTGAGGAGAATAAATGATGATTCCGAAGCTCCAGCGTATCTTCGGATGGAG AtgctttgcaaaaataatttggaGGAAGAAATGAAGCCACAGAAGGGTGAATCTGAAGATCAAATTGAAGATGAAATGGAAGATGCTGTACAGAAAGTGTGTAATGCAACTGGATGTTCG GACATTGACTTAATAAACCAGATTTTGGAAGTGGAAAACTACAATGTTGAATCGGCAATATTTGCCATCTTCCAAGTGAATGAAGCGGAAAGAATCA GTACTGAAGAGCAGTGTGATTCCCAAGACAAAGGACAGAAATTGTGTAGCTCAACTTTGTGGGAAGAAAATGGAAGCGACTCGAGAATCTTTGGAAATCAGAGTTTGCATCAAGATAAGCTAGAAAACAAAGGACAGGCTAGATGTGATGAAGAGAATCGAGCTAGCAAAAACACAAAG gtatctaaaaaacagaagaaggaacagcagcgGTTAGAGAAGAAGAAGCGGCAGGAAGAAAGGCACCGACAAAAGGTCTTGGCCAACAAGACTAACTGTGCAGATGGTGACAGGAGGGAGACGGACTCAGATACCCAAGTCACCCTGGTGAAGGCCCTGGCAGCCCTAAACATATGA
- the RNF186 gene encoding E3 ubiquitin-protein ligase RNF186, translating to MEKSTDKLNSENESTTPGVPQLEKGSPEPAAECTLGKSTVGALIENAADVKRLGFTEEQAKEMERLPGTELDTPDGFKPAASERDCPTSKPPTTVTNFSISAEVFSSEMHSPKTFIADMDCLVCFNRYNIYRVPKLLDCQHAFCAVCLKLILRKDDKTWKITCPLCRKETVVLGGLIRTLHDKDDIVDYLENPDITPEMHISPTQLDSNSWTQTSQDTSHREQNIPAGNRLAIQRLVLLLLLVVILTILILPFLYSGLIKWVICLMLTLGVIMSLMLCCNPRFYCSCNGNSLTSCHKETNIAAIA from the coding sequence ATGGAGAAATCAACTGACAAGCTCAACAGTGAAAATGAATCAACAACTCCTGGAGTACCGCAGCTTGAAAAGGGCAGTCCTGAGCCCGCTGCAGAATGTACTTTGGGAAAGAGCACAGTAGGAGCTCTAATAGAAAACGCTGCAGATGTGAAGAGGCTGGGATTCACCGAAGAGCAGGCTAAAGAAATGGAGAGACTACCAGGCACGGAGCTAGACACTCCTGATGGCTTTAAACCAGCAGCTTCAGAAAGAGACTGTCCAACCTCAAAGCCTCCAACTACGGTAACGAACTTTTCAATCTCTGCTGAAGTTTTCAGTTCTGAAATGCATTCACCCAAAACATTTATTGCAGATATGGACTGTCTAGTCTGCTTCAACAGGTACAACATTTACAGAGTACCAAAGCTCCTGGACTGCCAGCACGCTTTCTGTGCTGTCTGCCTCAAGCTTATTCTTAGGAAAGACGACAAGACCTGGAAAATCACCTGCCCTCTGTGCAGAAAAGAGACTGTTGTGTTAGGAGGACTCATCCGCACACTTCATGATAAAGATGACATCGTGGACTACTTGGAAAACCCCGATATAACCCCCGAGATGCACATCTCCCCCACACAGCTGGACAGCAATAGTTGGACTCAAACCAGCCAAGACACTTCACACAGAGAACAAAACATCCCAGCAGGCAACAGACTGGCTATCCAGAGACTTGTGCTGCTCTTGCTGCTTGTCGTGATTCTTACTATCCTCATCCTCCCGTTTCTGTACTCTGGGCTGATAAAATGGGTGATTTGCCTTATGCTTACACTGGGGGTGATTATGTCTTTGATGCTTTGCTGCAATCCTAGATTCTACTGTAGCTGTAACGGGAACTCACTCACCTCCTGCCACAAGGAGACCAACATCGCTGCTATTGCTTGA